Within Sinorhizobium sp. RAC02, the genomic segment GCCGAAAGGCGCTGGCGGCCGCTGGAACGAGATCGACAGCCTGCCGGATCTGGTGGCGCGCATTGCCGGATCGAAGCGCGCCCTCCAGCGGGAAGACGAGGACGTTTGACGCCCTCCGGCGCGTGGACAAAGCCCTGTGGGAAACGCGTGCCGAACTGAGACGGTGAACACGCCTTCCGCTAAGGTGCCCCGACCCGGATGTGGGGCCCGGCGACATTTCGGGTTTGGAGTAGGACGAATATGCCCATCACAATTCTCGACGGTATCGTCATCGGTGTCGCGCTGTTCTCGGCGGTGCTGGCGATGGTGCGCGGTTTCTCGCGCGAAGTGCTTTCCGTCGCAAGCTGGGTGGGTGCCGCGGCAGCCGCCTATTTCCTCTATCCGGTCCTCCTGCCCTACGCGAAGGACTACACGACGAGTGACACGGTCGCGATGGTCGGCTCCGCCGCCGCCGTCTTCCTCGTCGCGCTCATCGTGATCTCGTTCATCACCATGCGCATTGCGGACTTCATCATCGACAGCCGCATCGGCGCGCTCGACCGCACGCTCGGCTTCCTGTTCGGTGCCGCCCGCGGCATCCTGCTTGTCGTCGTCGCCATGCTGTTCTTCAACTGGCTGGTGGCACCGCAGCAGCAGCCGGGCTGGGTCACCACGGCGAAATCGAAGCCGCTGCTCGACAATCTCGGCTCGCGCCTCGTGGCGCTCCTGCCGGAGGATGCCGATGCGACGATCATCGATCGCCTGCGCGGCAAACCGGCCGAAGGAGCGCCGGCCGAGGGCGGCGCGGAGGATCCGGATGCAGCCACCGGCGGCACGGGCCAAGGTACGGGCCAGACGCCGGCCGAAGAGGTTCCGGCAACGAACGGATAAGTGATCAGGGGAGCCGCCTCACGAGAATTGATGAAGGCAGGCTCCCCGATTTTTTGGTAGGATGAGATATCAGCCACTGACGCTTCCGGGCCTCGGTGGCAAATGCTTTCGGCAATACCCATATGGGCAGGGCCGGACCCAACGAAGACCGTGCAACCTCCTATGGTCCCGAGCAAAGGCTTGCAGCAATGAGCGATTTCCTGTTTCCCGGCCGCCACGACGACGATCTCGACGGCGACACGCTTCATGAAGAGTGCGGCGTCTTCGGCATTCTCGGCCATCCGGAAGCCGCGACGCTGACGGCGCTCGGCCTGCACGCGCTGCAGCATCGCGGCCAGGAGGCGGCGGGCATCGTCTGCTTCGACGGAAAGCAGTTCCATACCGAAAAGCATATGGGTCTCGTCGGCGACCACTATACCAACCCGGCAACGCTCGCGAAGCTGCCCGGCAACATGGCGATCGGCCATACGCGCTACTCCACCACCGGCGAAGTCGCACTGCGCAATGTGCAGCCGCTGTTTGCGGAACTGGAAGTCGGCGGCATTGCCGTCGCCCATAACGGCAACTTCACCAACGGCCTGACGCTGCGGCGCCAGCTCATTGCCGGCGGCGCCATCTGTCAGTCGACCTCCGATACGGAAGTCGTGCTCCACCTCATCGCCCGCTCGCGCTACACCTCCACGACGGACCGCTTCATCGATGCGATCCGCCAGATGGAAGGCGGCTATTCCATGCTCGGCATCACCCGCACCAAGCTGATCGCCGCCCGTGATCCCACGGGCATCCGCCCGCTCGTCATGGGCGAACTCGACGGCAAGCCGATCTTCGCTTCGGAAACCTGCGCGCTCGACATCATCGGCGCGAAATACATCCGCGACGTCGAGAACGGCGAGATCATCGTCTGCGAAATCCAGCCGGACGGCTCGATCACCATCGAGGCGAAGAAGTCGGGCAATGCGCAGCCGGAACGGCTCTGCCTTTTCGAATATGTCTATTTCGCCCGTCCCGATTCGGTCGTCGGCGGCCGCAGCGTTTATGTCGCGCGCAAGAACATGGGCATCAACCTCGCCAAGGAACATCCGGTCGACGGCGACGTCGTCGTGCCGGTTCCGGATGGCGGCACGCCGGCAGCGCTCGGCTATGCCCAGCAGAGCGGCATCCCGTTCGAATACGGCATCATCCGCAACCATTATGTCGGCCGCACCTTCATCGAGCCGACGCAGCAGATTCGCGCTTTCGGCGTGAAGCTGAAGCATTCCGCCAACCGCGCGATGATCGACGGCAAGCGCGTTATCCTCGTCGACGATTCCATCGTGCGCGGCACGACGTCGCTAAAGATCGTGCAGATGATCCGCGATGCCGGCGCCAAGGAAGTGCATATCCGCGTCGCCAGCCCGATGATCTTCTACCCGGACTTCTACGGCATCGACACGCCGGACCGCGACAAGCTGCTGGCCAACCAGTACAACGACGTCAAGGCGATGGCGAAGCATATCGGTGCGGATTCGCTGGAGTTCATCTCCATCGACGGCCTCTACCGCGCCGTCGGCGGCGAAGACCGCAACAACGCCCGTCCGCAGTTTACCGACCACTACTTCACCGGCGACTATCCGACGCGCCTCCTTGACAAGGAAGGCGAGACGATGGGACGGAAGATTTCGGTAATGGCAAGCAACGGATAATTGACAGCAGCATGAGCATCGACCTCACAGACCGCATCGCGCTGGTCACCGGCGCGTCGCGCGGGATCGGCTATTTCACTGCCCTCGAACTGGCCAAGGCCGGCGCTCATGTCGTCGCCTGCGCCCGCACCGTGGGCGGGCTTGAAGAACTGGACGATGCGATCAAGGCCGTCGGCGGCTCCGCGACGCTGGTGCCTTTCGACCTGGCCGACATGGCAGCGATCGACAAGCTCGGCGGCTCGATCTTCGAGCGCTGGGGCAAGCTCGACATCCTGGTCGCCAATGCCGGCGTGCTCGGCACGATCTCGCCGATCGGCCATGTCGAGGCGAAGGTTTTCGAAAAGGTGATGACCATCAACGTCACCGCGACGTGGCGGCTGATCCGCTCGGTTGAGCCACTGCTCATGAAATCCGACGCCGGCCGCGCCGTCATCCTGTCGTCGAGCGCCGCGCACAAGTGCAAGCCCTTCTGGGGCCCCTACTCCGCCTCCAAGGCGGCCGTCGAGGCTCTGGCCCGCACCTGGGCCGGCGAGACGCAGCGCACGGCATTGCGCATCACCTCGGTCGATCCCGGCGCCACCCGCACCGCCATGCGCGCGCAGGCCGTGCCCGGTGAAGACCCGACAACCGTGCAGCATCCGTCGGATGTGGCGAAGGCCATTCTGCCGCTCGTCGCCCCGGGTTACACCGAGACCGGCAAGCTCTTCGACATGCGCCAGGGCCGCCTGCTGGATTACCGCCTGCCGGAGTGACCGGCAGCGCGCGACCCCTCACTCATAAACCAAAGAGGCCTGGCTCGGGAAATCGAGCCAGGCCTCTTTGGTTTACGGGATTTTCCATCCGCCTTCGCAGTCGCCGAACGACGATGCGGGTGCCTGACCTTACCAGGAACCGCAGTTCTTGAGCTGGCGCGTATACAAGGCGGCCATATCCGCCGCCCGCTTCCCGCCCGTCTTCGCCGTGCCGCTCCAGTTGCCGCGCTTGTAGCCGGCATGGCCGTGATAATAGGCGATGTAGAGCCGGTAGGTGTCGTTAAGGGCTATCCCGTTCTTGCGGTGGCTCTCGCTGTGGTACCAGCCGATGAAGCGGATCGCATCGCCGAAATCGGTGCGTTTGGCCATCCAGCGGCCCGTCTCGCGCTTGTAGCGCGCCCAGGTGCCGTCCAGCGCCTGGGAGAAGCCCAGCGCCGTCGACTGGCGTTTCCACGGAATGAAGCCGAGGAGTTTTGTGCGCGGCGGGCGCGCATTATGCCGGAAGCCGGACTCCGTGTAGATCGTCGCCATAAGCACGGCAACGGGCACGCCGTATTCCCGCTCGGCACGGTTGGCGGCTCGCCGCCAATTATCGAATAGGCCGTCGCGCTGCTCGAAGATGGCACAGGCGTCCCGCGTCTGGCGGGGCACGGACGCACATCCGGCAAGCAGCAGGAGGACGACGATCAATACGCAACGCATCGCAGTTCCTCAGAATTCGCGAATATTTATAAATCGTAAATCTTAACAATCCGTTTTGATTCAAATGCCGGATAGCGTCTCTCATTCACGCCGGTGATCCGCCCATCAAATATGCAAATGCATTATTTTGTTGCGCTTTTTGGCCTTACGGCCTAATCAATCTGCAGCACGCCGGGCCTTCGCGCATGATTGTTCCGGACCGTGAAAGAACCCGCTCCGCATCGGAATACGGCAGCGCCGTCCGGGCGCGTGAGCGTTTGCGACCGGGCCTTTCCCCAAGGCCCAAGCTCAGGAGAGAGATCATGAAGAAGCCAATTTTCGCCGGAGCCCTGCTCGCGGCTTCCGTCGCCTTCGCGCCACTCGCCCACGCAGACATCGTCATCGGCCTCATTGCGCCGCTCACCGGCCCGGTCGCCGCCTATGGCGACCAGGTCAAGAACGGCGCCGAAGCTGCCGTCGCCCAGATCAACAAGAACGGCGGCATCCTCGGCGAGCAGGTCGTGCTGAAGCTGGCGGATGACGGCGGCGAACCCAAGCAGGGCGTTTCGGCCGCCAACCAGATCGTCGGCGAAGGCATCCGCTTCGTCGTCGGACCGGTCACGTCCGGCGTTGCCATCCCGGCCTCCGACGTGCTGGCTGAAAACGGCATTCTGATGGTTACCCCAACGGCAACCGCACCGGACCTGACGGCCCGCGGCCTCACCAACGTGCTGCGCACCTGCGGCCGCGACGACCAGCAGGCGGATGTCGCCGCTGCCTACGTTCTTGCCAAGTTCAAGGACAAGAAGGTCGCCGTGATCCATGACAAGGGCGCCTACGGCAAGGGCCTGGCGGACGCATTCAAGGCCGCGATCAACAAGGGCGGCATCACCGAAGCGCTCTATGATTCGGTTACCCCCGGCGAGAAGGATTTCAGCGCGCTCCTGACCCGTCTCAAGGCTGACGGCGTCGAAGTCATCTATTTCGGCGGCTACCATCCGGAAGGCGGCCTGCTCGCCCGCCAGCTGAAGGACCTTTCGATCAACGCAACGATCATCGGCGGCGAAGGCCTGTCGAACAGCGAATACTGGGCAATCGGCAACGAAGCTGCTGCCGGTACGCTCTTCACCAACGCGTCCGACGCGCTGAAGAGCCCCGACTCCCAGGCCGCCGTGGCCGTGCTGAAGGAAAAGGGCATTCCGCCGGAAGCCTTCACGCTTAACGCCTATGCCGCCGTCGAAGTGCTGAAGGCCGGCATCGAGAAGGCTGGCAGCGCGGAAGACGCTGCTGCCGTCGCCACCGCTCTGAAGTCCGGCGAAGCGGTCCCGACCGCCATCGGCAAGCTCACCTATGGTGAAAACGGCGACCTGACCTCGCAGAGCTTCTCGCTGTTCAAGTGGGAAGACGGCAAGATCGTCGCCGCCGAGTAAGCTTTTAGCGACGGAAATGCGAACGCCGGGGTTTTGCCCCGGCGTTTTTGTTTGTGCAGATCCGCTACGTGCTTTTGCTGGAATTGCCCTACTCGTCCACCACCGTTCTCACCACGACCGAAAGGCCGGGTGCGAGGTGTTTTGCCAGGTCCTGCCCTTCATCGATGGCGATGCGCACCGGCACGCGCTGGGCGACCTTGGTGAAGTTGCCGGTGGCGTTGTCCGGCTTGATGACGCTGAATTCGGAACCGGCGGCGGGGGAGAAGCGCTCGACACGGCCGGTGAGCGTCGCATGCTTCAACGCATCGACGCTGACCTCGACCTTCTGGCCGGGCTGGATATAGGCAAGCTGGGTTTCCTTGAAATTGGCGATGACCCAGGTGTCATGCGGCACGACGGCCATCAGTTGCGTGCCGGCGGCGACATACTGGCCGAGCTTGACGCCCACTTCACCGACGGCACCGTCGCGCGGCGCAGTGATCACCGTGTTGGAGAGGTCGATCTTGGCAAGCTCCACCGAGGCTTCCGCGCCGGCCACGGCAGCCCGCAGCGAATCGCGGCCGACAATGATCGTCTGGAGATCCTGCCGCGAGACTTCGAGGTTTGCCTCGGCCTGCGACACCGCGGCCTCCGCCTGGTCGAACGTGGTGCGGCTCTGTTCGCGGTCGCTTTGGGTGGCGATGCCCTTTTTGGAAAGCTCCTCGATACGGTTCCAGTTTTCCTCCGCCCGGCGCCTGGCATATC encodes:
- a CDS encoding branched-chain amino acid ABC transporter substrate-binding protein, translated to MKKPIFAGALLAASVAFAPLAHADIVIGLIAPLTGPVAAYGDQVKNGAEAAVAQINKNGGILGEQVVLKLADDGGEPKQGVSAANQIVGEGIRFVVGPVTSGVAIPASDVLAENGILMVTPTATAPDLTARGLTNVLRTCGRDDQQADVAAAYVLAKFKDKKVAVIHDKGAYGKGLADAFKAAINKGGITEALYDSVTPGEKDFSALLTRLKADGVEVIYFGGYHPEGGLLARQLKDLSINATIIGGEGLSNSEYWAIGNEAAAGTLFTNASDALKSPDSQAAVAVLKEKGIPPEAFTLNAYAAVEVLKAGIEKAGSAEDAAAVATALKSGEAVPTAIGKLTYGENGDLTSQSFSLFKWEDGKIVAAE
- a CDS encoding transglycosylase SLT domain-containing protein is translated as MRCVLIVVLLLLAGCASVPRQTRDACAIFEQRDGLFDNWRRAANRAEREYGVPVAVLMATIYTESGFRHNARPPRTKLLGFIPWKRQSTALGFSQALDGTWARYKRETGRWMAKRTDFGDAIRFIGWYHSESHRKNGIALNDTYRLYIAYYHGHAGYKRGNWSGTAKTGGKRAADMAALYTRQLKNCGSW
- a CDS encoding CvpA family protein; its protein translation is MPITILDGIVIGVALFSAVLAMVRGFSREVLSVASWVGAAAAAYFLYPVLLPYAKDYTTSDTVAMVGSAAAVFLVALIVISFITMRIADFIIDSRIGALDRTLGFLFGAARGILLVVVAMLFFNWLVAPQQQPGWVTTAKSKPLLDNLGSRLVALLPEDADATIIDRLRGKPAEGAPAEGGAEDPDAATGGTGQGTGQTPAEEVPATNG
- the purF gene encoding amidophosphoribosyltransferase; translation: MSDFLFPGRHDDDLDGDTLHEECGVFGILGHPEAATLTALGLHALQHRGQEAAGIVCFDGKQFHTEKHMGLVGDHYTNPATLAKLPGNMAIGHTRYSTTGEVALRNVQPLFAELEVGGIAVAHNGNFTNGLTLRRQLIAGGAICQSTSDTEVVLHLIARSRYTSTTDRFIDAIRQMEGGYSMLGITRTKLIAARDPTGIRPLVMGELDGKPIFASETCALDIIGAKYIRDVENGEIIVCEIQPDGSITIEAKKSGNAQPERLCLFEYVYFARPDSVVGGRSVYVARKNMGINLAKEHPVDGDVVVPVPDGGTPAALGYAQQSGIPFEYGIIRNHYVGRTFIEPTQQIRAFGVKLKHSANRAMIDGKRVILVDDSIVRGTTSLKIVQMIRDAGAKEVHIRVASPMIFYPDFYGIDTPDRDKLLANQYNDVKAMAKHIGADSLEFISIDGLYRAVGGEDRNNARPQFTDHYFTGDYPTRLLDKEGETMGRKISVMASNG
- a CDS encoding HlyD family secretion protein — protein: MKTYIRHTATTLAVLLGLAGIVAVLYAWHLPPFSSEVQTTDNAYVRGYVTLISPQLSGYVTDVPVKDYETVKAGAVLARLDDRIYRQKVEQANATLASQKAALANSEQQENAANARIGASNAALDSARYARRRAEENWNRIEELSKKGIATQSDREQSRTTFDQAEAAVSQAEANLEVSRQDLQTIIVGRDSLRAAVAGAEASVELAKIDLSNTVITAPRDGAVGEVGVKLGQYVAAGTQLMAVVPHDTWVIANFKETQLAYIQPGQKVEVSVDALKHATLTGRVERFSPAAGSEFSVIKPDNATGNFTKVAQRVPVRIAIDEGQDLAKHLAPGLSVVVRTVVDE
- a CDS encoding SDR family NAD(P)-dependent oxidoreductase; amino-acid sequence: MSIDLTDRIALVTGASRGIGYFTALELAKAGAHVVACARTVGGLEELDDAIKAVGGSATLVPFDLADMAAIDKLGGSIFERWGKLDILVANAGVLGTISPIGHVEAKVFEKVMTINVTATWRLIRSVEPLLMKSDAGRAVILSSSAAHKCKPFWGPYSASKAAVEALARTWAGETQRTALRITSVDPGATRTAMRAQAVPGEDPTTVQHPSDVAKAILPLVAPGYTETGKLFDMRQGRLLDYRLPE